Proteins co-encoded in one Bacillota bacterium genomic window:
- a CDS encoding aminotransferase class III-fold pyridoxal phosphate-dependent enzyme: MDKSFVRGEGCYLYDSEGRRYVDLIASYGALPFGFNPPAIWDAILAVRDTLEPSFVQPSYLNAAGELARRLASVAPGGLSRVTFTNSGAEAVEAAIKACRAATGRLRILAARNSFHGKTLGALSATGREAYQKVFGAPVEGFDFVPYGDAQAIEGVFKSRGGEYAAVILEPIQGEGGIVTPPAGFLKEVRELCDRYEVPLVLDEIQTGLGRTGRLFACEEEGVVPDVMLLAKALGGGIVPIGAVLCSERVYTEEFAMKHSSTFAGNTLACRAGIAALDLLTAGECALIKQVKANGAVLKEGLEDVQRRYPHALRSIRGRGFMLGLEFGITRDTFTGGLLGVMAEQELLTPVVSSYLLNIEGLRVAPTLNGADVIRIEPPLIMSESQCREAIEGIGRAVSVLASGNTARLLSHLVAGAGRGSGAVTGAAGRGGERVAPAAPSPHIEPGPSGDPQEGRFAFLLHPLTLRNYPEFDESLSAFSEPELGELAERWNDLVEPFVLSRARVVSKTGASAYGEFIAVPRTTEQLLERSRDDVLGIIKRAVELARANGARVVGLGAYTSIGSRGGRDLLGEGVAVTTGNSYTVVSAVEAVARSLERLGVDPLDTTMCVVGATGSIGRATAILLSEFAPRLALVGNPRWPDRSRRRLLEVGAGACRHLSGQIRKGRVFSRGSIGDWIQARGIPAEDCAAGDYAAIAAGLERDGLLTVTTDSDRCVAMSDVVVTATSTLATLVTPGNVKSGAVVCDLSRPPNVSREISESRPDVLVIDGGVVALPGLPSLGWNFGFEQGLAYACMAETIMLALEHHYEHTSIGLDLDIDRVTFMRELAAKHGFGLADLRSFDRPLSPAEWEKVVAARRRGGLAGEFVTRVTAG, from the coding sequence ATGGACAAGTCGTTCGTGCGCGGCGAGGGCTGTTACCTTTACGACTCGGAAGGAAGGCGCTACGTGGACCTCATAGCGTCCTACGGGGCGCTGCCGTTCGGCTTCAACCCGCCCGCGATCTGGGACGCGATTCTCGCGGTTCGCGATACGCTCGAACCCAGTTTCGTGCAGCCGTCGTACCTGAACGCCGCCGGCGAACTCGCCCGGCGGCTCGCGAGCGTCGCGCCCGGCGGGCTGTCGCGCGTGACATTCACGAACAGCGGGGCGGAGGCGGTGGAGGCCGCCATAAAGGCGTGCAGGGCAGCCACGGGCAGGCTGCGGATACTCGCCGCCAGGAACAGCTTCCACGGGAAGACCCTGGGCGCGCTCTCGGCCACCGGCAGAGAGGCGTACCAGAAAGTGTTCGGCGCCCCGGTCGAGGGGTTCGACTTTGTCCCGTACGGTGACGCGCAGGCCATTGAGGGTGTCTTCAAGTCCCGCGGCGGGGAGTACGCCGCGGTGATCCTCGAACCCATACAGGGGGAGGGTGGTATAGTGACGCCCCCGGCGGGCTTCCTCAAAGAGGTCCGCGAATTGTGCGACAGGTACGAGGTCCCGCTAGTCCTGGATGAGATCCAGACCGGCCTGGGTCGTACCGGCAGGCTCTTCGCTTGCGAGGAGGAGGGAGTCGTGCCCGACGTCATGCTCCTCGCGAAGGCGCTGGGCGGCGGGATAGTCCCGATAGGCGCTGTGCTGTGCTCCGAGCGGGTGTACACCGAGGAATTCGCCATGAAACACTCCTCCACGTTCGCGGGTAACACGCTGGCCTGCCGCGCCGGGATCGCCGCGCTCGATCTGCTGACCGCCGGTGAGTGCGCGCTGATCAAGCAAGTCAAGGCAAACGGCGCCGTGCTGAAGGAAGGGTTGGAGGACGTTCAGCGCAGGTACCCGCACGCCCTTCGCTCCATCCGCGGGCGTGGATTCATGCTGGGGCTCGAGTTCGGTATCACGCGGGACACGTTCACCGGCGGTCTTCTCGGGGTAATGGCGGAGCAGGAGCTGCTCACGCCGGTCGTGTCCAGTTACCTTTTGAACATAGAGGGCCTCCGGGTAGCTCCGACTTTGAACGGGGCTGATGTAATAAGGATCGAACCACCCCTCATCATGTCGGAGTCGCAGTGCAGGGAAGCGATCGAGGGGATAGGGCGAGCCGTGTCAGTGCTTGCCTCGGGCAACACCGCTCGTCTCCTGAGCCACCTCGTGGCGGGGGCGGGGCGGGGATCCGGCGCGGTGACGGGGGCGGCAGGGCGCGGTGGCGAGCGGGTCGCGCCCGCGGCGCCATCGCCTCATATCGAGCCCGGACCGTCAGGCGACCCGCAGGAGGGGCGATTCGCGTTCCTCCTACACCCGCTCACGCTCAGGAATTACCCCGAGTTCGACGAGAGCCTCTCCGCGTTCAGTGAACCAGAGCTCGGGGAACTGGCGGAGCGGTGGAACGACCTCGTGGAGCCGTTCGTCCTGTCGCGCGCGAGGGTTGTGTCGAAGACGGGAGCATCCGCGTACGGCGAGTTCATCGCTGTACCGCGGACCACTGAGCAGCTCCTCGAGCGGAGCCGAGACGACGTACTCGGCATAATCAAGCGTGCGGTCGAGCTGGCGAGAGCCAACGGCGCGAGGGTCGTCGGACTGGGGGCGTACACGTCGATAGGTTCGCGGGGAGGCCGCGACCTGCTCGGCGAGGGCGTGGCGGTGACTACGGGTAACAGCTATACCGTCGTTTCGGCGGTAGAGGCCGTCGCGAGGTCGCTCGAGCGGCTGGGCGTCGACCCGCTCGACACGACAATGTGCGTGGTCGGCGCCACGGGCTCCATCGGCCGCGCGACCGCGATTCTCCTCTCGGAGTTCGCGCCGCGCCTGGCTCTCGTCGGCAACCCCAGGTGGCCGGATAGAAGCCGCAGGCGGCTTCTCGAAGTGGGCGCGGGCGCGTGCAGGCACCTGTCCGGCCAGATCAGGAAGGGTAGGGTTTTTTCGCGGGGCAGCATCGGAGACTGGATCCAGGCGCGCGGTATCCCCGCGGAAGACTGCGCGGCAGGGGATTACGCCGCAATAGCCGCGGGGCTCGAGCGGGATGGGCTGCTGACAGTCACCACCGATTCCGACAGGTGCGTGGCAATGTCCGACGTCGTCGTGACCGCCACCAGCACGCTCGCCACCCTGGTCACCCCGGGGAACGTGAAGTCCGGGGCAGTCGTGTGCGACCTTTCGAGGCCGCCCAACGTTAGCCGCGAGATCAGCGAATCGAGGCCCGACGTCCTCGTCATCGACGGCGGGGTCGTGGCGCTGCCCGGGCTTCCGTCGCTCGGGTGGAATTTCGGCTTCGAGCAGGGCCTGGCCTACGCCTGCATGGCCGAAACCATTATGCTCGCGCTGGAGCATCACTACGAGCACACCAGCATCGGGCTGGACCTCGACATAGACAGGGTAACGTTCATGCGCGAACTCGCCGCCAAACACGGGTTCGGGCTGGCGGACCTGCGGAGCTTCGACAGGCCGCTGTCCCCCGCGGAATGGGAGAAGGTCGTGGCGGCGCGCCGGAGAGGCGGCCTGGCGGGGGAATTCGTGACGCGGGTCACGGCGGGCTAG